In Chelonia mydas isolate rCheMyd1 chromosome 7, rCheMyd1.pri.v2, whole genome shotgun sequence, the sequence TTCGTAGTTTCTGAACTTCCTCAGAAGCTCTGAAGGGGCATCACCTGACCAGCGGAAACGCAAGTGCAAGCAATTTGCATCTAAAAAtcctatgaaaaaagaaaaaaagggagaggaaatgaattattacaaagaaacatttaaaactgattaggCTAAAGTAGttatagtgttgttgtagctgtgtcagtagCAGGATATCAGAGAGAAAATGTgtgcgaggtaatatcttttattggactctctctcgccaacagaaattggtccaataaaagatattacctcacccactttggcTAAAGTAGGTCTTGATTATTGTGACTGAAATATAAGTCAAATGTAGGTCTTCAGCATGAAGTTTCAATCCTTGGTCgggatggagagggaggaggagagagagaacgtCTGAACAAAGGTGTCATTTGAACAAAAACTATTAACAAACTGAGCAAATATGGGCaacattcattccctctgaagcatctagcactggctactgtcagaagacaggtttcagagtagcagccgcgttagtctgtatccgcaaaaaaaaaggaggatttgaggcaccttagagactaacaaatttatttgagcataagctttcgtgagctacagctcacttcatcggatgcattcagtggaaaatacagtcgggagatttatatacacagagaacattaaaaaatgggcgttaccatatacactgtaaggagagtgttCAAAATCCAGGACACGAGTGGTATAAAACTGGGCCCTAATTGAGATAGCTAGTTAAATTAAGAGCCTACAGCTATTGGAATCCTTAGTATTGCAATTTGCACCTCTcaggccctgattttcaaaactgtacATATGCAGTTACTTGAATGTAAAGTCATCTTAGTTATACTCTATGCATACAAGTGGCCAACTGCATGAGCGATCACATTAATTGTACTCACAGTTCTGAAAATCATGTTCTCTGTCTAATATTCTTACATGTGCACAGCAAGTAATAAGACATATGCAAATGTACAGGAAAGTAAGGAAATGGGAGTTATTGAAAAAATTATGTAGTCACCCATTTCTTATCCAGTTTATCCTTTAAGGACCAATCCTGAACATCATACTCAAGCAAATCTTCCACTTAATTAGATGGGAGTTTTCCATGACTAAAAAGTTCAGTAAAAATAACTGAACACTGAAATCTGTCACATCACTGGTTCCACTTACTTGGAGAGTCTGGACTCTTTGGTGATTGTGGCTTCTCACCAGAAGTCTCAGCATCATCTTGCTCCCTTCTCTCATCTGACAATCCATCTTTACTGTTTTCAGCCTGTTGGGCCCAAGTGTCATTAGTTATGTTGTTGCTATTATTTAGCTCAGGTGCTTCCAGCATTGGCTCTTTTTTACTTCTGACAGCCCAGTGCATTGACTAAATAAATCAAAAAATAACAAATGGACAAATCTAAGTTGTACATTAGATTTTAAACATAACATAGGCTAGTTTTTTACTTTAAAGGAGTCAGTGTGCTGTTACTCAAGTTTATTCTTTTTAACTAACAGAAGTAtgctctaggacaggggttctcaacattttcctttcggagccccccccccaacatgctgtaaaaactccacggcccacctgtgccacaataactggttttctgcatataaaagtcagggccagtgttagggggtagcaagcaggacaattacctggggccccatgccacagggccccccgggaagctacattgctcaagcttcagcttcatccctgggtggcagggctcagggccccaggatTCACACTCATGTGGTGGGGTTTCGGCTTTCTACCCTGGGTACCAGCAAgtttaatgctggccctgcttggcagaccccctgaaacctgctctcgGCCCCCCCAGGGgaccccggacccctggttgagaaccactgctctagaatgCTTTCTGGAAATTACAGATCATTAGGAAAATGAAATTGAATTTTGGAATTAACAGTTGAGTAGTTTGAGTGATGTTCATCTATAGTTAAATTTGGATGGGGATAAAGGAGGACAAGTGGAGATGCAGCAAATAATTCTAAGGTATTAATATATTTTGCCCACCATCTGCtcagtaaaattttcaagagcacctatGAGATTTAGAAGcttatttccattttcaaaatcacACAGGCATTTCAGagcttagtcacttttgaaaatgggtcttaaGTGTTTCTGGAAGTGTTACCTAGGTCtaactcccactgcagtcaatggaaatactcctattgactttaactgGAACTGAATCAAGCTTGGAGGGACTGATCCTCCAATCCTTATATACTTATGTATGGTGCTTTATAGGCAAATGGTCTCAGACATTTTTTCACAATATTTGTTTGCAGGACAATTTGTTTGCTCACCTCTAGTAGGGCCCAATTGTGCATGGTACTTTATATTCTCAATTCAcattcattttaattgaattGAGGGTGATCATGATATTGCATGACTGGGACCCAGTAGAtgtatgcaaaaaaaaatttcccaccagcaaaattaatggaaaaatcCTGAGAACATCTGTCTGCAAAGCACCAAGCATATCAATagctttatatacatatattcatTCAAGcatacataattttttaaaaaagtgtaggTTTTCCTCAACTTACAAGGAAAACTTAAAGATAGTCTTTCATGGATACAGTTTTCTTTCCAGaggttggggcagagggggtgtcTACACAAGACCTTTCAAGGAAAATGGTGATATTTTGCTCTCTGCTTCGTtaacaaaagagaaaaagcagCCACACCAAGTGAAATcctagatccactgaagtcaatggcaaaatttcctcCTCTTGGTGGATCTAAATCCTGGTTTTCTTCTGGCCCTTTCAGACACTCCACCAAGTCTCTGATGGATGAATAAAGTAACTTGTGCTGTTGCTGAGCCAACTGGTCTTCCTAGGATGGAGCTGAATTACAATTATTGGGGGGGGGtgtgaaaaccttttgtagtgataatcaaggtgggccatttccagcagttgacaagaacgggATGTTCCTGAAGGttttcctggctttattgattttgttctggctgtcctggcttgttccactgtcctggctgatggtgctgtccaagtatgtgaatgtttctgcaTTAGTGAGAACTTAATCCTCGAtccatactggtgatggtgaggcaatattaaaggtcatgatatatgtcttattgtggttgattttcagtccactTTGCTAACTGAATGCattgagtcgagttgttttttcttgtatatggtgttgggtatgtgataggagagcgacatcatctgcaaagtccaggtcttcaagg encodes:
- the DNAJC12 gene encoding dnaJ homolog subfamily C member 12 isoform X2, giving the protein MLTLFLSLQVKASSVLRLRVEQILAEFKVKALECHPDKHPGNPKAVENFQKLQQAKEILTNEESRACYDYWRRSKITIPFQEWEALSNSIKTSMHWAVRSKKEPMLEAPELNNSNNITNDTWAQQAENSKDGLSDERREQDDAETSGEKPQSPKSPDSPRFLDANCLHLRFRWSGDAPSELLRKFRNYEI